Proteins encoded by one window of Salvia splendens isolate huo1 chromosome 7, SspV2, whole genome shotgun sequence:
- the LOC121741131 gene encoding dof zinc finger protein DOF3.4-like encodes MATGASEKKATKSGQEPAQEPEQLPCPRCDSTNTKFCYYNNYNFSQPRHFCKACRRYWTHGGTLRDIPVGGGTRKRSRTSSYTPTPVFSPGYHHRDFLHLPAAAASQLLAASHGGAMPFALGVGLDEVGFGPGRPSWPFAAVVDGGGHTSVAWHTWQLESGDSGFVGGDSFAFPDLAISTPASFFK; translated from the coding sequence ATGGCCACAGGCGCAAGCGAGAAGAAGGCGACAAAGTCAGGGCAAGAGCCGGCGCAGGAGCCGGAGCAGCTCCCATGCCCGCGGTGCGACTCCACAAACACCAAGTTCTGCTACTACAACAACTATAACTTCTCGCAGCCGCGCCACTTCTGCAAGGCCTGCCGACGCTACTGGACTCACGGCGGCACCCTCCGCGACATCCCCGTCGGCGGCGGCACCCGCAAGCGCTCCCGAACCTCCTCCTACACTCCCACACCCGTTTTCTCTCCCGGTTATCATCATCGCGACTTCCTCCACCTTCCTGCTGCCGCCGCTTCCCAGCTTCTCGCCGCTAGCCACGGCGGCGCTATGCCGTTTGCGCTTGGCGTTGGGCTTGATGAGGTCGGGTTTGGGCCCGGAAGGCCGAGTTGGCCGTTTGCTGCGGTTGTCGACGGTGGAGGTCACACCAGCGTGGCATGGCACACGTGGCAGCTGGAGAGTGGAGACAGTGGTTTTGTTGGTGGAGACTCTTTTGCTTTTCCTGATCTTGCTATTTCCACTCCTGCTagttttttcaaataa
- the LOC121811603 gene encoding L-ascorbate oxidase homolog, whose protein sequence is MRSRMILLLIVSLIGFWSGLVSGEDAYMYYTWTVTYGTAAPLGVPQQVILINAQFPGPNLDCVTNDNIILTLINKLDQDFLLTWNGIKQRKNSWQDGVLGTNCPIPPNSSYTYKFQTKDQIGTYTYFPSTLMHRAAGGFGALNVYARSVIPVPYPTPDGDFTLLIGDWWYSSTHKALQLTLDSGMPLPYPEGILINGQNASTLSGHPGKTYMFRVSNVGLSTSFNWRIQGHQMKVVEVEGSHVIQNTYDSIDVHVGQSVTALVTLDQPPMDYRIVASTIFTDSPLLTATAILHYSNSQGIVADMPPGGGGGGDVEWSVEQARSFRWNLTANAARPNPQGSFHYGEINTTRTLLVANSAPVIEGKQRYAVNGVSYVNPDTPLKLADYLNISGVFRLDGAWEGELATAVVGTALHDFVEIVFQNHEDAIQTWHLDGYDFWVVGFGKGNWTESSREGYNLVDAFTRHTVQVYPKYWSAVLVWMDNQGMWNLRCSMWGRQYLGQQLYIRVYDPVHSLSNEYHMPTNALLCGRALP, encoded by the exons ATGAGGAGCAGGATGATACTATTACTAATAGTATCATTGATTGGATTTTGGAGTGGTTTAGTCTCAGGTGAAGATGCTTATATGTACTACACATGGACTGTCACATACGGCACAGCTGCACCACTCGGTGTCCCTCAACAG GTTATTCTCATCAATGCCCAGTTTCCTGGACCCAATCTTGATTGTGTGACCAATGACAACATCATCCTTACCCTCATCAACAAATTGGACCAGGATTTCCTTCTCACATG GAATGGCATCAAGCAGAGAAAGAATTCATGGCAAGACGGTGTGTTGGGAACCAACTGCCCCATCCCTCCCAACTCCAGCTACACCTACAAGTTCCAAACTAAGGACCAAATCGGCACCTACACCTACTTCCCCTCCACTCTCATGCACCGAGCAGCCGGAGGCTTCGGCGCCCTCAACGTATACGCCAGGTCCGTCATCCCCGTCCCCTACCCCACCCCCGACGGAGACTTCACCCTTCTCATCGGTGACTGGTGGTACTCATCTACTCACAAG GCGCTGCAGCTGACGCTGGATTCAGGAATGCCGTTGCCTTACCCCGAAGGCATCCTCATTAACGGCCAGAATGCATCCACGTTGAGCGGCCATCCAGGGAAGACATACATGTTCCGGGTCTCCAACGTGGGGCTTTCGACGTCGTTTAACTGGAGGATCCAAGGGCATCAAATGAAGGTGGTGGAGGTTGAAGGGTCACACGTCATCCAGAACACATACGACTCGATAGACGTGCACGTGGGGCAGAGCGTGACCGCTCTAGTCACCTTGGATCAGCCTCCCATGGACTACCGCATTGTCGCATCCACCATATTCACCGACTCCCCGCTCCTCACCGCCACCGCAATATTGCATTATTCCAATTCACAAGGCATTGTTGCGGATATGCCGccgggaggaggaggaggaggcgacGTGGAGTGGTCGGTGGAGCAGGCGAGATCGTTCAGGTGGAACCTGACCGCCAACGCGGCCAGGCCGAATCCGCAGGGCTCGTTCCACTACGGGGAGATCAACACGACGAGGACTTTGTTGGTGGCCAATTCAGCGCCGGTTATTGAGGGGAAGCAGAGGTATGCGGTGAATGGGGTGTCTTACGTCAACCCGGACACGCCGCTGAAGCTGGCGGATTATCTGAACATCAGCGGCGTGTTCAGGCTAGACGGGGCATGGGAGGGTGAGCTTGCCACTGCTGTGGTGGGAACTGCCCTCCATGACTTCGTCGAGATCGTCTTCCAAAACCACGAGGACGCCATCCAGACGTGGCATCTCGATGGCTACGATTTCTGGGTTGTCGG ATTCGGAAAGGGAAATTGGACGGAGAGCAGCAGGGAAGGGTACAATCTGGTTGATGCTTTCACTAGACACACAGTGCAG GTGTATCCAAAGTATTGGAGTGCAGTGTTGGTGTGGATGGACAACCAAGGGATGTGGAATTTGAGGTGTAGTATGTGGGGGAGGCAGTATCTAGGGCAGCAATTGTATATCAGAGTGTATGATCCGGTGCACAGTCTTTCTAATGAATACCACATGCCTACCAATGCTCTTCTCTGCGGCCGAGCCCTCCCTTAA